In Arthrobacter citreus, a single genomic region encodes these proteins:
- a CDS encoding YgzB family protein: MAKKKSSKINNIRTFALSLLFIGFIIMYGGVFFREHKIVMTIFMLVGFLAIIGSTVVYFWIGMLSTKTIQVVCPNCSKTTKMLGKVDICMYCNEPLTLDPSLEGKEFNEKYNSKRNAKQ, encoded by the coding sequence GTGGCAAAAAAGAAAAGTAGTAAAATTAATAATATAAGAACGTTTGCACTTTCATTATTATTTATAGGCTTCATCATTATGTACGGTGGTGTATTTTTCAGAGAGCATAAAATTGTTATGACGATTTTTATGCTTGTAGGGTTTTTAGCGATTATCGGAAGTACTGTTGTTTACTTTTGGATCGGAATGCTTTCTACAAAAACGATTCAGGTTGTCTGTCCGAATTGTAGCAAAACTACTAAAATGCTTGGAAAAGTTGACATCTGTATGTATTGCAATGAGCCCCTTACATTAGATCCTTCATTAGAAGGTAAAGAATTTAATGAAAAATATAATAGCAAACGAAATGCTAAACAATAG
- a CDS encoding TIGR02206 family membrane protein has translation MYLCCYTLITKNYKIYDIIYFWGLAGAIQSVITPDMKYAFPHFKYIQFFITHGGIILSICYMTYIFGYTPTFRSLIKSFLYLIMLAIPIYLLDYFIKGNYLFLRAKLPGANLLDFFGPWPYYLIVLGLLQIPYFLILYSPIHLINNKKKNNHNSAHLIK, from the coding sequence ATGTATTTATGTTGTTATACACTCATTACAAAAAATTATAAAATATATGACATCATTTACTTTTGGGGGTTAGCTGGAGCTATCCAATCTGTGATTACACCGGATATGAAGTATGCTTTTCCTCACTTTAAATATATACAATTCTTCATTACTCATGGGGGAATCATTTTATCGATCTGTTACATGACATATATATTTGGATATACCCCAACATTCCGTTCATTGATAAAGTCCTTTCTATATTTAATAATGCTAGCAATACCAATTTACTTACTAGATTATTTCATAAAAGGAAACTACTTATTTTTAAGAGCAAAACTACCTGGAGCAAACTTGCTAGACTTTTTTGGACCATGGCCATATTACTTAATCGTTCTAGGCCTGCTACAGATCCCCTATTTTTTAATTCTATATAGCCCGATTCATCTTATAAACAATAAGAAGAAAAACAATCACAATTCAGCTCATCTAATAAAATAA
- a CDS encoding methylphosphotriester-DNA--protein-cysteine methyltransferase family protein: MNGLNNQVMWTAVEECDENYDGVFIYAVKSTGICCKPSCKSRTPLIENVSFYPSLSLAINDGYRPCKRCQPDLLHTSEEDIIFSAKRFIEKEYRSSLSLDRLAIEVAVSKFHLQRLFKKSTGFSPLEYATKLKMNEAARLLRETDETITEIAHNLGFKSSAHFSNMFRQHLDYTPSSFRKGLNK, from the coding sequence ATGAACGGATTAAATAATCAAGTTATGTGGACTGCAGTTGAGGAATGTGATGAAAACTATGATGGCGTTTTTATTTATGCAGTAAAGTCTACTGGAATCTGTTGTAAGCCTTCGTGTAAGTCAAGAACCCCTTTAATAGAAAATGTATCGTTTTATCCATCACTTTCATTAGCAATAAATGATGGTTATCGTCCATGTAAAAGATGTCAACCCGACTTACTTCACACAAGTGAGGAGGATATAATTTTTTCTGCCAAACGCTTTATTGAAAAAGAGTATCGAAGTAGTTTATCTTTAGATCGGTTAGCAATTGAAGTAGCAGTAAGTAAATTTCACTTACAGAGATTATTTAAAAAGTCTACAGGTTTCTCTCCGCTAGAATATGCAACTAAGTTGAAAATGAATGAGGCTGCGAGATTGCTAAGAGAGACTGATGAAACGATAACAGAAATAGCACATAATCTTGGTTTTAAAAGCTCAGCACATTTTTCCAACATGTTCCGCCAGCATTTAGATTACACTCCTTCAAGTTTTAGAAAGGGGTTAAATAAATGA
- a CDS encoding DMT family transporter: MKLKDGMALFSLAALWGASFLFIRIASPVFGPFLTIQARVTFASIALVLYLVITKKSLHFKKRWKQFLIIGMLNAAIPFTLIAISTLYLTASMSSILNSLTPLFTALVVWIWMKESLSMRKWLGIVIGVIGVILLVGWSSIPFTFDVKIAVGLAVLSTISYGIAGVYAKKAFIGVPPISLAAGQQIGASIILLPFTLLNLPTSTINVTIVAIFSVIGLALFCTSVAYLLYFYLIESVGPTKTLNVTFLIPVFGMIWGALILKEHISLGMLFGFIVILCGVFLISDIRLKALATSKHMEI; encoded by the coding sequence ATGAAATTAAAAGATGGAATGGCGTTATTTAGCCTAGCAGCGTTATGGGGGGCCTCTTTTTTATTTATTAGAATCGCTTCACCTGTTTTTGGACCTTTTCTAACAATTCAAGCAAGAGTTACATTTGCTTCTATTGCCTTGGTATTATATTTAGTTATCACAAAGAAGTCATTACACTTTAAGAAGAGATGGAAACAATTTTTAATAATTGGGATGTTAAATGCTGCAATTCCATTTACTTTAATAGCTATATCAACATTGTATCTAACAGCTTCTATGTCATCAATTTTAAACTCTTTGACACCTTTATTTACTGCACTTGTGGTATGGATATGGATGAAGGAAAGTTTGAGTATGCGAAAATGGCTTGGGATTGTCATAGGAGTAATCGGAGTTATCTTACTTGTAGGATGGAGCTCTATTCCATTTACTTTCGATGTTAAAATTGCAGTGGGACTTGCTGTTTTATCGACCATTTCATATGGAATTGCAGGTGTTTACGCAAAGAAGGCATTTATTGGAGTTCCACCAATATCACTCGCAGCTGGGCAACAAATCGGTGCCTCAATTATACTTTTACCATTTACATTACTAAATTTACCAACCTCGACAATTAACGTGACGATAGTGGCTATATTCTCGGTTATAGGATTAGCATTATTTTGTACTTCAGTAGCATATTTATTGTATTTTTATCTAATCGAAAGTGTTGGACCGACTAAGACATTAAATGTTACATTTTTAATCCCTGTATTTGGAATGATTTGGGGAGCTCTTATTTTAAAAGAACATATATCTTTAGGAATGCTGTTCGGCTTTATTGTCATATTATGTGGTGTATTCCTAATTTCAGACATTCGGTTAAAAGCATTAGCAACGAGTAAACACATGGAGATTTAG
- the glgB gene encoding 1,4-alpha-glucan branching protein GlgB, protein MLLLTRPTEFDVHLFHEGSLFHSHECFGAHVVKKGNKVGTTFTVWAPHAKGVSVVGDFNNWNGLEHKMERLNNQGIWTIFIPEIGHETVYKYEISTKKGDILLKSDPYAFFSELRPNTASVVYDLSGYKWKDAKYRKQKFKKSVYEEPVLIYEVHLGSWKKKKNGDFYTYAELATELIPYVKEHGFTHIEILPLVEHPYDRSWGYQGVGYFSSTSRYGNPHELMNFIDECHQNGIGVIMDWVPGHFCKDSHGLYMFDGEPTYEYEGYDARENEVWGTANFDLSKPEVKSFLISNALYWMEYFHIDGFRVDAVANILYWKNRNEENPFAASFLRRLNEVVFEHDPQVLMIAEDSTDWPLVTAPTYEGGLGFNFKWNMGWMNDVLTYMETQPAERKHHHNKMTFSFLYAFSENFVLPFSHDEVVHGKKSLLNKMPGTYEEKFAQLRALFGYYLSHPGKKLLFMGSEFGQFDEWKDLEQVDWMIKDYESHTKMNKYFKELLSIYKKNKSLYEVDNHWDGFSWIDANNSDQSVFSFIRKGKNKEDYVIVICNFREISYDSYRIGVPAKHRYKELLSSNYVQFGGESKINRSSIEAEELPFHGLPYSIEIALPAFSFTIIRPVKMRKGISSNGSEKMRSNVTSRGKRE, encoded by the coding sequence ATGTTGCTTTTGACACGGCCAACTGAGTTTGATGTGCATTTATTCCATGAAGGAAGTTTATTCCATAGCCATGAATGCTTTGGTGCACATGTAGTAAAAAAAGGGAATAAAGTTGGAACTACTTTTACAGTGTGGGCTCCACATGCGAAGGGTGTCTCAGTTGTAGGGGACTTTAATAATTGGAATGGTTTAGAGCATAAAATGGAAAGGTTGAATAATCAAGGGATATGGACGATATTTATCCCAGAAATTGGTCATGAGACGGTATACAAATATGAAATTTCAACCAAAAAGGGTGATATTTTATTAAAAAGTGATCCTTATGCTTTCTTTAGTGAACTTCGACCGAATACTGCTTCTGTTGTTTACGATCTTTCAGGATACAAATGGAAAGATGCAAAATACCGTAAGCAGAAATTTAAAAAGTCTGTTTATGAAGAACCAGTTTTAATTTACGAAGTGCACTTAGGGTCTTGGAAAAAGAAGAAGAATGGTGATTTCTACACATATGCAGAATTAGCAACGGAATTAATTCCATATGTTAAAGAGCATGGTTTTACTCATATTGAGATTTTACCGTTAGTCGAGCATCCATATGATCGATCGTGGGGATATCAAGGGGTAGGGTATTTCTCTTCCACTAGTCGATATGGAAATCCTCATGAATTAATGAATTTTATAGATGAATGTCACCAGAATGGGATAGGTGTCATAATGGATTGGGTGCCAGGTCATTTTTGTAAGGATTCTCATGGATTATACATGTTTGATGGAGAACCAACATATGAATATGAAGGTTACGATGCTAGAGAAAATGAAGTATGGGGAACAGCGAATTTTGATTTATCTAAACCAGAAGTAAAATCATTTCTTATTTCAAATGCCTTATATTGGATGGAATACTTTCATATTGATGGTTTCCGAGTAGATGCGGTTGCCAATATTTTGTATTGGAAAAATAGAAATGAAGAAAATCCTTTTGCAGCTTCTTTTTTAAGAAGATTAAATGAAGTGGTATTTGAGCATGATCCACAAGTATTAATGATTGCGGAAGATTCTACTGATTGGCCATTAGTTACTGCACCTACATACGAGGGTGGACTAGGATTCAATTTCAAGTGGAATATGGGTTGGATGAATGACGTTTTGACCTATATGGAAACTCAACCAGCTGAAAGGAAGCATCATCACAATAAGATGACTTTCTCGTTTTTATATGCCTTCTCGGAAAACTTTGTTTTGCCTTTTTCACATGATGAAGTAGTACATGGTAAAAAATCATTGCTCAATAAAATGCCAGGTACATATGAAGAAAAGTTTGCTCAACTAAGAGCATTATTTGGTTATTACTTATCTCATCCAGGTAAGAAACTTTTATTTATGGGAAGTGAATTTGGTCAGTTCGATGAATGGAAGGATTTAGAGCAAGTTGATTGGATGATAAAAGATTATGAATCTCATACGAAGATGAACAAATACTTCAAAGAATTATTATCAATTTATAAAAAAAATAAGTCACTTTATGAAGTTGATAATCATTGGGATGGATTTTCTTGGATTGATGCAAATAATTCAGATCAAAGTGTATTTTCATTTATCCGTAAAGGGAAAAACAAAGAAGATTATGTCATAGTAATTTGTAACTTTAGAGAGATTTCTTATGACTCATATCGAATTGGTGTACCTGCAAAGCACCGATATAAAGAATTACTTTCAAGCAATTATGTGCAATTTGGTGGCGAGAGTAAAATCAATCGTTCATCCATTGAAGCAGAAGAATTACCATTTCATGGTTTACCATACAGTATTGAAATAGCACTACCTGCGTTTAGTTTTACTATCATACGTCCAGTCAAAATGCGAAAGGGGATTAGCAGCAATGGTTCAGAAAAAATGCGTAGCAATGTTACTAGCAGGGGGAAAAGGGAGTAG
- a CDS encoding glucose-1-phosphate adenylyltransferase: protein MVQKKCVAMLLAGGKGSRLSSLTKELAKPAVAFGGKYRIIDFTLSNCTNSGIDTVGVLTQYQPLVLNSYIGIGSAWDLDRLNGGVTVLPPYSEASGVKWYTGTASAIYQNLNYLKQYQPEYVLILSGDHIYKMDYSKMLDYHVEKDADVSISVIEVPYEEASRFGIMNTNEEMDIVEFEEKPQNPKSNLASMGIYIFKWNVLKEFLEMDDRNPESSNDFGKDVIPLLLEEKKKVVAYPFKGYWKDVGTVKSLWEANMDLLNEESELNIYDRDWRIYSVNPNQPPQYIAPTAIVEDSLINEGCVVEGFISHSVLFQGVTIGEGSMIKDSVIMPGCVIGKDVRIENAVVAPGMIIPNGSLLGPEKDYEEVILVTSEV, encoded by the coding sequence ATGGTTCAGAAAAAATGCGTAGCAATGTTACTAGCAGGGGGAAAAGGGAGTAGGTTAAGTTCTTTAACAAAAGAACTAGCAAAACCAGCCGTAGCTTTCGGAGGTAAATATCGAATAATTGATTTTACTTTAAGTAATTGCACAAATTCAGGCATTGATACTGTTGGGGTGCTAACCCAATATCAGCCACTTGTCCTAAACTCTTATATCGGTATCGGAAGTGCATGGGATTTAGATCGCTTAAATGGTGGAGTTACTGTTTTACCGCCATATTCAGAAGCGTCTGGCGTTAAATGGTATACAGGTACTGCAAGTGCGATCTATCAAAATTTAAATTATTTAAAACAATATCAACCTGAATATGTGTTAATCCTTTCAGGTGATCATATTTATAAAATGGACTATAGCAAAATGCTAGACTATCACGTTGAAAAAGATGCGGATGTATCTATTTCTGTGATCGAGGTTCCTTATGAAGAAGCTAGCCGTTTCGGAATCATGAATACGAATGAGGAAATGGACATTGTGGAATTTGAAGAAAAACCTCAAAATCCGAAAAGTAATTTAGCTTCAATGGGAATTTATATTTTTAAATGGAATGTTTTAAAAGAGTTTTTAGAGATGGATGACCGTAATCCAGAGTCTAGTAATGATTTTGGTAAAGATGTTATTCCATTATTACTAGAAGAAAAGAAAAAAGTGGTTGCTTATCCTTTCAAAGGCTATTGGAAAGATGTAGGTACAGTAAAAAGCTTATGGGAAGCAAATATGGATTTATTAAATGAAGAAAGTGAACTAAATATATACGACCGCGATTGGCGCATATATTCAGTTAATCCGAATCAACCACCACAATATATTGCACCTACAGCAATCGTTGAAGACTCACTAATTAATGAAGGTTGCGTTGTTGAAGGATTTATCTCACATTCAGTGTTATTCCAAGGTGTAACAATCGGAGAGGGCAGTATGATTAAGGATTCTGTCATTATGCCAGGTTGTGTAATTGGAAAGGATGTTCGAATTGAAAATGCGGTAGTAGCTCCTGGGATGATTATTCCTAATGGAAGTCTATTAGGTCCTGAGAAAGATTATGAAGAGGTAATTTTAGTTACGAGCGAAGTTTAA
- a CDS encoding glucose-1-phosphate adenylyltransferase: protein MKHTMLGIIEASTHFESLKPLTQHRPLATLPYAGRYRLIDFMLSNMVNSGITSVAVFPDQPYRSIMDHLGSGKHWDLNRKKDGLFIFTPEPSDGAFGTFDFIDKHIQFLQRATQKYVVVANTYTICSVDFRPILKRHIETDAQITELKQFGKSLNIYILEKELLLKLFENFHEKGYETIMDVVRDQNNEVELKAYEIPQQVAIIQTIEDYFEQSMKLLNPEIWNQLFLKSYPVFTKVKDEPPTKYSKEAIVKNSIVANGCVIEGTVENSIISRAVKIGKNTIIRNCVVMQKSNIGDNCILDGVILDKDVRIEDGVEIKGSLNEPVVLQKGSVQGALIQW, encoded by the coding sequence ATGAAACATACTATGCTAGGAATAATTGAGGCGTCAACACATTTTGAATCTTTAAAGCCGTTAACACAACATCGACCATTAGCAACACTTCCTTATGCAGGTCGATATCGTTTGATCGACTTTATGTTAAGTAATATGGTGAATTCAGGTATTACGAGTGTCGCTGTATTTCCCGATCAACCTTATCGATCAATTATGGATCATCTAGGCTCAGGTAAACACTGGGACTTAAATCGAAAAAAAGATGGGCTATTTATCTTTACACCAGAACCTAGTGATGGAGCTTTTGGTACTTTTGATTTTATTGATAAGCATATCCAATTTTTACAACGTGCGACTCAAAAGTATGTAGTTGTAGCAAATACATATACTATTTGCTCAGTCGATTTTAGACCTATTTTAAAGAGACATATCGAAACAGATGCACAAATTACCGAGTTAAAGCAATTTGGTAAATCTTTAAATATCTATATACTTGAAAAAGAGTTACTGTTAAAGCTTTTTGAAAACTTCCATGAAAAAGGCTATGAAACAATTATGGACGTTGTGCGTGATCAAAATAATGAAGTCGAATTAAAAGCATATGAAATTCCTCAACAAGTGGCAATCATTCAAACAATTGAGGATTATTTCGAGCAAAGTATGAAATTACTAAATCCTGAAATTTGGAATCAATTATTCTTAAAATCTTATCCTGTCTTTACAAAAGTTAAAGATGAGCCACCAACAAAATATTCAAAAGAAGCAATTGTAAAAAATTCAATTGTAGCTAATGGATGTGTAATAGAAGGAACTGTTGAAAATAGTATTATTTCAAGAGCGGTGAAAATTGGTAAAAATACGATTATTCGCAATTGTGTTGTTATGCAAAAATCAAACATTGGCGATAATTGTATATTAGATGGAGTTATATTAGATAAGGATGTTCGAATAGAAGATGGCGTTGAAATAAAAGGAAGCTTAAATGAGCCAGTAGTGCTTCAAAAAGGTTCAGTTCAAGGAGCGTTGATTCAGTGGTAA
- the glgA gene encoding glycogen synthase GlgA gives MVNVLYIVSECVPFVKSGGLADVAGALPKYLNKLNMNVRVMLPFYSLIPAKYREEARLVKELSINLGWRKQYCGLFELKVEGTTYYFIDNEYYFNRDKLYGHYDDGERYAFFSLAAIECIKELDFIPDVIHCHDWHTAMIPFFMKEYDALKDINPKMKSVFTIHNLQFQGVFSKVVMDDILGIDEQYFSDDYLKFYDCINFMKAGIISSDIVTTVSPTYKEEIKHEFFGEQLDGLLREQDHKLFGIVNGIDETIYNPATDQKIHANYDEFTIENKAENKLKLQESLALKTDENIPVIAMVSRLTSQKGIDLITHVFPQIMDHNVQVIILGTGEEEFENFFKAMEHNYYDKVRAYIGFDESFAHQIYAGADLFLMPSLFEPCGLGQLIAMKYGCVPIVRETGGLNDTVQSYNEETKSGNGFTFTNFNAHDMLHTIERGLSVYEDKKNWKSVRKNAINRDSSWLKSAKEYAKLYMQSSK, from the coding sequence GTGGTAAATGTTTTATATATTGTCTCAGAGTGCGTACCATTTGTTAAATCGGGAGGGCTTGCAGATGTTGCAGGCGCCCTCCCTAAATATTTAAATAAATTAAATATGAATGTAAGAGTAATGCTTCCATTCTACTCGTTAATTCCAGCTAAATATAGAGAAGAAGCTAGGCTTGTAAAAGAACTCTCTATAAATCTAGGATGGAGAAAACAGTATTGTGGATTATTTGAGTTAAAGGTTGAAGGTACGACTTATTATTTTATTGATAACGAGTATTATTTCAATCGAGATAAGTTATATGGTCACTACGATGATGGAGAGCGTTATGCATTTTTCTCATTAGCAGCCATCGAATGCATTAAGGAGTTAGATTTTATCCCTGATGTTATTCACTGTCATGATTGGCATACAGCAATGATCCCATTTTTCATGAAAGAGTATGACGCATTAAAAGATATTAATCCAAAAATGAAATCTGTTTTTACAATCCATAATCTTCAATTCCAAGGTGTATTTTCTAAAGTAGTAATGGATGACATTTTAGGAATTGATGAGCAATATTTTAGCGATGACTATTTAAAATTTTACGATTGTATCAACTTTATGAAAGCTGGAATCATTTCTAGTGATATCGTAACAACTGTTAGTCCAACTTATAAAGAAGAAATCAAGCATGAGTTTTTTGGAGAGCAGCTAGATGGACTATTACGTGAGCAAGATCACAAACTTTTCGGAATCGTTAACGGAATTGATGAAACAATTTATAATCCAGCTACTGACCAAAAAATACATGCTAATTACGATGAATTTACAATCGAAAATAAAGCAGAAAATAAATTGAAACTGCAGGAGTCGCTTGCCTTAAAAACGGACGAAAATATTCCAGTTATAGCGATGGTTTCTCGTTTAACAAGTCAAAAAGGAATTGACCTTATTACACACGTATTCCCTCAAATAATGGATCATAACGTTCAAGTAATCATTTTAGGTACTGGTGAAGAAGAGTTCGAGAACTTTTTTAAAGCAATGGAACATAATTATTATGACAAAGTAAGGGCCTATATTGGATTTGATGAAAGTTTTGCCCACCAAATTTATGCAGGTGCAGATTTATTCTTAATGCCTTCTTTATTTGAACCATGTGGTTTAGGGCAGCTTATTGCAATGAAGTATGGCTGTGTCCCAATCGTAAGGGAGACTGGGGGGCTAAATGATACTGTCCAGTCATATAATGAAGAGACGAAGAGCGGAAACGGCTTTACATTTACGAACTTTAATGCTCACGATATGCTTCACACAATTGAACGAGGACTTAGTGTATACGAGGATAAAAAGAATTGGAAATCAGTAAGGAAAAATGCAATAAATAGAGATTCAAGTTGGTTAAAATCTGCTAAAGAATATGCAAAATTATATATGCAATCTTCAAAGTAA
- a CDS encoding glycogen/starch/alpha-glucan phosphorylase, giving the protein MFSRVEEFEWCFKEKLESMHGKNIAESTTQEQFQTLGTMIREHISGNWLGTSEQYRLERKKQVYYLSIEFLLGKLLKSNLIHLGLRELCETGLGKLGITLSDLEEFESDAGLGNGGLGRLASCFLDSLASQDLPGHGCGIRYKHGLFDQKIVDGYQVELPEQWLKYGNVWEVRRDDEAIEVLFGGEVEVYNNKNRLEFRIHSAEAITAVPYDLPIIGYHTNTVNTLRLWSAEASTHSSNKTLMKYKREAEAVSEFLYPDDTHDEGKILRLKQQYFLVSASIQRIVDSYKEQYGNIRKLQEEIAIHVNDTHPVLAIPEMMRILIDVEKLSWEEAWEITTQTISYTNHTTLSEALEKWRVDLFKPLLPRIYMIVEEINERYCKELWNKYPGDWDRIEQMAIIAHGVVKMAHLAIVGSKSVNGVAEIHTEILKQREMKLFYEHEPFKFNNKTNGITHRRWLLQCNPELSSLINESIGDGWIHEPTQLDNLLNYQKDEAFLTEFMNVKKKRKEVLENYVHYTNGIALDTDSIFDIQVKRMHAYKRQLLNVLHIMYLYNRLKEDSHFKMHPRTFIFGAKASPGYYFAKKIIKLIHSVADIVNNDRYISQFIKVIFIENYRVSLGEIIFPAADVSEQISTASKEASGTGNMKFMMNGALTIGTLDGANIEILREVGEENIFTFGLTADEVLNYYQYGGYKSSDYYHHDLRIKKVLDQLLHGLFPLPREEFEPIFDSLMSYNDEYFLLRDFSSYVKAHECINNTYQNKQDWALKSLHNVAKSGFFTSDRTIRQYASEIWNIHERTLHHT; this is encoded by the coding sequence ATGTTTTCTAGGGTGGAGGAATTTGAGTGGTGTTTTAAAGAAAAACTAGAAAGTATGCATGGAAAGAATATTGCAGAAAGCACTACTCAGGAGCAGTTTCAAACACTTGGTACGATGATACGTGAACATATAAGCGGTAATTGGTTAGGAACGAGTGAACAATACCGTTTAGAGCGAAAAAAACAAGTTTATTATTTATCAATTGAATTCTTACTAGGTAAACTTTTGAAAAGTAATTTAATTCATCTAGGCCTTAGAGAGTTATGTGAAACAGGTCTTGGGAAATTAGGCATTACTTTAAGTGATCTGGAGGAATTTGAAAGTGATGCAGGTCTAGGAAATGGTGGCCTCGGCCGCCTAGCATCGTGCTTTCTTGATTCCTTAGCTTCTCAAGACTTACCTGGTCATGGATGTGGCATACGCTACAAACATGGCCTATTTGACCAAAAGATTGTAGATGGCTATCAAGTTGAGCTCCCAGAACAATGGCTGAAATACGGAAATGTTTGGGAAGTTCGAAGAGATGATGAAGCCATTGAAGTACTATTTGGTGGGGAAGTAGAAGTATATAATAACAAAAATCGATTAGAGTTCAGAATTCACAGTGCAGAAGCAATCACAGCAGTACCATACGATTTACCGATTATTGGTTATCATACAAATACGGTAAATACATTAAGATTATGGAGTGCAGAAGCGTCTACACATTCCTCGAATAAAACATTGATGAAATATAAGAGAGAAGCAGAAGCGGTCTCTGAATTCTTATATCCTGATGATACACATGATGAAGGAAAGATTTTACGTCTAAAGCAACAGTATTTTCTTGTTTCTGCAAGCATTCAAAGAATAGTAGATTCATATAAAGAGCAATACGGTAATATTCGTAAGCTTCAAGAAGAAATTGCGATTCATGTAAATGATACACATCCAGTTTTAGCGATTCCAGAGATGATGAGAATTTTAATTGATGTTGAAAAGCTATCATGGGAGGAAGCTTGGGAAATTACAACTCAAACGATTTCCTATACGAATCATACAACGCTCTCTGAAGCGCTTGAAAAATGGAGAGTTGATTTATTTAAGCCTTTATTGCCAAGGATTTATATGATTGTAGAAGAAATAAATGAAAGATATTGTAAAGAGCTTTGGAACAAATACCCAGGTGATTGGGATCGAATAGAACAAATGGCTATAATTGCTCATGGGGTCGTAAAAATGGCTCATCTTGCAATTGTAGGTAGTAAGAGTGTAAACGGAGTTGCAGAAATTCACACTGAAATTTTAAAGCAAAGAGAAATGAAGCTCTTTTATGAGCATGAGCCATTTAAGTTTAATAATAAAACAAATGGCATAACTCATAGAAGATGGTTACTTCAATGTAATCCAGAGCTTAGTAGCTTAATAAATGAGTCGATTGGGGACGGGTGGATCCACGAACCAACTCAACTTGACAATCTATTGAACTATCAAAAAGATGAAGCCTTCTTAACAGAATTTATGAATGTAAAGAAAAAGAGAAAAGAAGTGCTCGAAAATTATGTTCACTATACAAATGGAATTGCGTTAGACACAGATTCAATATTTGATATTCAAGTGAAACGGATGCATGCATATAAAAGACAATTACTAAATGTTTTACATATTATGTATTTATATAATCGTTTGAAGGAAGATTCACATTTTAAAATGCATCCTAGAACGTTTATATTTGGAGCGAAAGCATCTCCAGGTTACTATTTTGCGAAAAAGATTATTAAATTAATTCATTCTGTGGCAGATATCGTTAATAATGATCGCTATATAAGTCAATTTATAAAAGTCATCTTTATCGAAAATTACCGTGTTTCGTTGGGAGAAATCATTTTCCCTGCAGCTGATGTCAGTGAACAAATCTCAACAGCAAGTAAGGAAGCATCAGGAACTGGAAATATGAAATTTATGATGAATGGCGCACTTACGATTGGGACGCTAGATGGAGCAAATATTGAAATATTAAGAGAAGTTGGCGAGGAGAATATTTTTACTTTTGGACTTACAGCGGACGAGGTTTTAAATTATTACCAATACGGTGGATACAAAAGTAGTGATTATTACCATCATGATCTTAGAATTAAAAAGGTATTAGATCAATTACTCCATGGATTATTTCCATTACCAAGAGAAGAATTTGAGCCAATTTTTGATTCACTCATGTCCTATAATGACGAGTACTTTTTATTAAGGGACTTCTCTTCATATGTAAAAGCTCATGAATGTATTAATAATACTTACCAAAACAAACAAGACTGGGCATTAAAAAGTCTTCATAATGTCGCAAAATCAGGCTTTTTTACAAGTGATCGTACTATACGTCAATATGCTTCAGAAATATGGAATATACACGAAAGAACTTTACATCACACTTAA